ATCGATGCCGCGAAAACGGATCGATAGCACATTGGTGAAGCGCTGCAGCAGCTCTTGATTCCGTCGCTCGTCACGACGCTTCTTGAGCTGCGCCCCTTGGCCGGGCCTGTCGGTGATCACCAGGCCACGCCGATGCAGCGTCACGATGAATTGCTGCAACTCCTCGATCGTGATTTTCTGCGGCGGAAACTCAGCCTCGAAGCGATCCTTCAACTCGTCCAGGCTCGTTTCGCCATCCAGCATTTGCAGGATCGCGAACTCTTCTTCCTGGAAGCGAAAGTACGACAGGCTGACCGGCTCTTTGACCACCCAATACGAGCGTCCCAGGTAGCGGTGCCGCTTGATCGAAAGATCAGGGCGCACGCGCATGCCGAGGGCGCGGGCAGAACTAGAAACCAGACTGTCGGCGAGACTTGCCATGTATCGAAGAAGTGCTGAACGATAACTGATGAACGCCACATGAATCGTAGCGGCAATCGACGTGCGTCAGCACGTTAACGGCCCAGCGTCCTGCTTCATCGTTCGTCTTATCTTGTTCCCGTTCCAGAGCGTTGTGCCGCCGGGGCTGCCAACTTGCTGGGCAAGGCGTCGATGATCATTTCCTCGGGCTGCATGCCGTCACGCAACAGCCAGGGACCGTCGCCGTTGTCGCGACGGTTGATGACTTCCGCCACAGCGCGATACTTGCCTTCGAGCAGCCGCGCATCGACATTCACGATCTTGCCCTGAAACTCCTCGACCCGATTGGGGCCGACTTGGGCCACCACGCGCACCGGGCGGTTAATCACCTGTCCGGGGCCGAAATCCTTGATGCTCAGTTTGCCTTCGACCTGCAACTTGTCCATTTGCGCGATCCGCAGCACCGACGAACCGGGGCTGAGCCATTCGCCGACTCCGACGTAGATATCAATGACTTCACCAGACAAGGGCGCAATGATTTTACGCCGCTGAATGTCATTCTCGGTGGCCTCGACCTCGGCCTCTTTTGCGTCGGCCTTGAGCTTGTCGGTCGCCTGCTTGACGCCCGCTTGCTCGATGGCCAGATAAGCCTTGTTCCATTCCAGCCACAGCCGTTCCAGTTCGGTGATGGGCTTGGCCTTCACGGCGTGATCGTTGGCGGCCTTATTGAGTTCGTATTCTTTCTTTTTGACCTGTGCCGAGGCTTTACTGAAGCGAATGTCGACGTCGTTTTCAGCCTCGGCCTTGGCCACGGCATGCTCCGCCAGGGCGACCTTCTTCTTGCTTTGCGGTTGGCTATCGTCGATCTGTCCCAACACCGCCTCGGCTTCGACTTCCATTCCTTCGTGCGCTTCGAGGCTTTGCAGCACGCCGGCCTCTTGCGCCGGAACAGGGATGTTGTAGCGCTTGATGAACGATACCAGGCATTCCGGGTAGCGAATGCGGGCTTCGCTGGCAGACGATGGGCCCGACTGTTCGGCGCCACCACGGGCGACAAACGTGCCTACGATTCCGCAGGCCAACAGTCCGCACACCAGGAAAGTTCTACGCGCCATGTCCAATGTTCCTTAAAGCCTCTTGTACTCTGTCGATCAGCAGCGAACTGTTCCGCCTGCCTCAAGCGATCTCTCGTTGACCGGCCGTCCTACAGTCGGAATAAAATTCTCGATTGCACGAACTCGATCACGTCGTGGAACCATACAAAGCCAACGGCCCGCTTGCCACAAAAAACGCGTGTCGAGACGCCGGCACCCTGGCTGAGTTCGGCCAAATCGTTCTTATCGATCGCCACGTTCACCATGACGGTGTTTCCTTCCTCGCCGCGCACCTCGGCCGTGAGATGGATTTCCTTGACCGTACCATCGTGCGTTTCACCGGGGGCGTTGGCCAGGTGGTACGTCACGTCGAGGTCGTCCTTCTTCAGCTCTTTCTGAGCCCGGGCGATGTAGCCCATCTGATCCTCAGGCATGAGAACTTCCAGTTCCCAATCGCCGTTGGGATCCGAGATGCTCATCAACACCTGGCCCGGCTGCACAGTGCGTCCTTCGAGCAGGTTGGCGACATCCCAGGTCGTGACTTGCCCATCGATTGGACTTGTAACCTTTAGTCGCTCGCGTTTGGCCTTGAGGATTTTTAATTGCGACTCCAGACCGATGCGTTCTTTATTAAGGCGGCTTTCCTCGGAGACCAGGCGCGATTCCGCGTCGGGGTCCGATTGGCGCTGCTGATCGGACGTTTTGCCGCCGCGATTCTTGGTTTCGATCCCACGGCGCGTGGCGGATCCGATGTCGGCGATCACCTGGCTGAGCTTGCCTTCGACTTCTGTGATCTTCACGTCCTGATCCGAGTTTTCCAATTCGGCCAGCAGTTGGCCCTTCGTGACGTTGTCGCCGTGGTTGACGTGTACCTTGACGACCGTTCCTTCGATGCTGGCCGACACGTCGCGGCGAATGACCGGCTGCAAAGTCCCCTTGCCCTGAATGCGGAAGCTGGCCGGCACCACGACCAGTGCCACTATCGCGGCTACTACGCCCACGACCGCGGCAATGGTCTTGGGCAGCGTGCGGGCCGCCAGTACCCAGCGGGCTTTGCCCAACGTGCGCCATACCGGCAGCAGGAACAGACTGTTATGTTCCAGCGCATTGCCAAGCGCCGTAGCCCCGTGGTCGCAAACCACATTCACTCGTTGCACCATGCCATCGCGTGGACGGCTGTCTTCGATTTGTTCGACAATCAGTGCGCCAATCGGCTCCGGCGGCTTGTCATCTTCGCCAGGAGCGGCGGCGAGCGGTCGGACGAGCGGCAACACGGCCACGTTCTTGGCGTGCGACTCGTCGACGTATTCCTGCAAAGAGTCTTCGACCTGGGGTGCCATGTTCGAGGTATCGCCGGAATACCAAACCGGCTCGCCACCGGCGACGACGCTGGTGGCCAGCCGATTCAAGAGCACGACGGTGTTGGAACGTTTGTCGATGATGTCCTGGCCGCTGATGGCCTCGATGTAACACTTGCGGCCCTTGCGGATCGCCACGCTCACCCGATCGCAACCAATCAGCCTGCGCGCCTCGTTCACGATCGTAAAGGCGGCTTCCGCCGGATCGAGGCTCGTGTGTGCGGCGCGAGTGAAGTTCTCTAGTTGATTCCACAGCGTTTGCCGATCGGTGAACTGCCGCAATTGTCGCGAGCGCAGGTAGTCGCCCATCAGCTCGCACATTTGCTGTACGAACTTCAAATAGCCGCGCTGGGTGCGGATATCGGTACTGGGACGCTGGAATATCTCGACGATTCCCTTGCTCTGATCCTCGATGCGCACGGGACCCAGCACCAGCAGAAACGGCGTCGGATTTCCCGATTTGTCGTCGGCATCATCCCCGGCACCCGAGAACGGCGCGGCCAGAGCGCCCTCGCCGCTGCGCAGCACCTTGTGCAGCAGGCGGCCGTGGCGTTGCGATTCGTCCTCGCTTTCGCCGAGGTGCGTCTCGCGCAGATTCACCTGATACTCGAGCTGCAGGCCGCCCCCTTCGGTAACGGTCCACACCGCGCCGCCCACGGCGGCCAACGCCGAAACCACGCGATTGAGAAACTCGGCGTAAAACTCGGCGGCACTGATGTCCTGTCGCGCCAGCTGCGCGATCTCGTTGACCAGTCCGCGAATCTGCTGCTTTGTTTCTTCGATCAGCTCCGGGTTAACTACCTGATCGGTGCTCATAGATAAACTCGACCATCTCCAGCCGCGCGGGCGGCGGTATTCTTGCCCGGAGCCTGTCCTGTAGGGCAGTGTCGAAAGGACGTCACTTAGCGGACCCGGATGGCCCGAAACGTGGGCATGTGACACCGCCCCGTAAGGCACAACATCATTATCTCAATAA
This DNA window, taken from Pirellulales bacterium, encodes the following:
- a CDS encoding HlyD family efflux transporter periplasmic adaptor subunit — protein: MARRTFLVCGLLACGIVGTFVARGGAEQSGPSSASEARIRYPECLVSFIKRYNIPVPAQEAGVLQSLEAHEGMEVEAEAVLGQIDDSQPQSKKKVALAEHAVAKAEAENDVDIRFSKASAQVKKKEYELNKAANDHAVKAKPITELERLWLEWNKAYLAIEQAGVKQATDKLKADAKEAEVEATENDIQRRKIIAPLSGEVIDIYVGVGEWLSPGSSVLRIAQMDKLQVEGKLSIKDFGPGQVINRPVRVVAQVGPNRVEEFQGKIVNVDARLLEGKYRAVAEVINRRDNGDGPWLLRDGMQPEEMIIDALPSKLAAPAAQRSGTGTR
- a CDS encoding biotin/lipoyl-binding protein, with product MSTDQVVNPELIEETKQQIRGLVNEIAQLARQDISAAEFYAEFLNRVVSALAAVGGAVWTVTEGGGLQLEYQVNLRETHLGESEDESQRHGRLLHKVLRSGEGALAAPFSGAGDDADDKSGNPTPFLLVLGPVRIEDQSKGIVEIFQRPSTDIRTQRGYLKFVQQMCELMGDYLRSRQLRQFTDRQTLWNQLENFTRAAHTSLDPAEAAFTIVNEARRLIGCDRVSVAIRKGRKCYIEAISGQDIIDKRSNTVVLLNRLATSVVAGGEPVWYSGDTSNMAPQVEDSLQEYVDESHAKNVAVLPLVRPLAAAPGEDDKPPEPIGALIVEQIEDSRPRDGMVQRVNVVCDHGATALGNALEHNSLFLLPVWRTLGKARWVLAARTLPKTIAAVVGVVAAIVALVVVPASFRIQGKGTLQPVIRRDVSASIEGTVVKVHVNHGDNVTKGQLLAELENSDQDVKITEVEGKLSQVIADIGSATRRGIETKNRGGKTSDQQRQSDPDAESRLVSEESRLNKERIGLESQLKILKAKRERLKVTSPIDGQVTTWDVANLLEGRTVQPGQVLMSISDPNGDWELEVLMPEDQMGYIARAQKELKKDDLDVTYHLANAPGETHDGTVKEIHLTAEVRGEEGNTVMVNVAIDKNDLAELSQGAGVSTRVFCGKRAVGFVWFHDVIEFVQSRILFRL